One Spinacia oleracea cultivar Varoflay chromosome 4, BTI_SOV_V1, whole genome shotgun sequence DNA segment encodes these proteins:
- the LOC130472094 gene encoding protein GOS9-like — translation MAQQITQKHVIKQYGPYGFQCPENFSFQLQKGESIKEVIIRHGFIVDSIGFVVAKPCGGTYTKMFGGNCGNQSKIVFKCGEKITRISDTYGSYKYMGNKCVIATMKILTNLCPTGYGPFGQGKEVSCAQKFASPLPLDGPIIGVFGRHNNYLESVGIFVKKMT, via the exons ATGGCTCAACAAATCACCCAG AAGCACGTGATTAAACAATACGGACCTTATGGTTTCCAATGTCCTGAAAACTTTAGCTTTCAACTTCAGAAAGGTGAAAGTATCAAGGAAGTGATTATAAGGCATGGATTCATTGTAGACTCAATTGGGTTCGTCGTAGCTAAACCATGTGGAGGCACCTACACTAAGATGTTTGGTGGCAATTGCGGAAATCAATCCAAG ATTGTGTTCAAGTGTGGTGAGAAAATAACTCGAATTAGCGACACATATGGAAGCTACAAATACATGGGTAATAAATGTGTCATTGCAACAATGAAAATCCTCACTAACTTGTGTCCAACCGGATATGGGCCATTTGGACAAGGAAAGGAAGTCTCTTGTGCACAAAAATTTGCATCGCCACTCCCGCTTGACGGCCCTATCATTGGAGTGTTTGGAAGGCACAACAACTATCTCGAGTCAGTTGGGATTTTCGTGAAAAAGATG acataa
- the LOC110791291 gene encoding uncharacterized protein, with protein MDNSDVQKRGSIAFWATYRPPVPLDIYTATYPNVTTEDETLMTDGESYYNYNGQVIPPSALKTILKSPKLATYDNDGDVDSGELSGLIFVSERTKGLETLHIALLDCQSNVLEVFNFAELYDTFNGVRMEDSACFAGDYLIYVSTMEPATEPHQPWTAVYKTNLKTGETKRLTPKGQADLNPSVSPDGKRIAVASFQLKADGWYGEVEDLKTSICVFDVEQPLNREFVIIDGGWPTWGSDNVLFFHRNIEKVKAQKCWGVFRVDLREGPTSVTRVTPAEINAMTPAAINETKVAVATIRRRFTFDTQDEREQDQYRHIEIFDTNQLTGSESEKITLITRPKADHFNPFIIDDNSGQMRIGYHRCNSDKVNTYNVVDKDFYELQSPISEVGVLRVSGVFPTVSACGNKLAFVDNEFKAVWLANDKGLQVVYQENESNRLFSPVWNAKKDTLYVCVGPTFRKSETVQILAISRVSEDDRTIKYLTDEGHNSAFPSTNPDGTKLVYRSTKGSPKEGYKNLYIMENAELGEFDGGKITRLTEGNWLDTHCDWSPNGAWIAFSSNRANPNAKKFEDLPDTGYHAVYLVKADDKDVVVKVIDSGNSYLGGLFPGHVNHPIFSPDGKSLVITADLAAVSCDPISMPLFRNSVRPYGDIFVVDIDSDDIYKNENLKKFIRVTHSRYESGTASWSAASAEDLHAKWEVTRKGNNEHCKMYMPQCPFVHESGAESLHMIGHLCIDKSCC; from the exons ATGGATAACTCTGATGTGCAAAAGAGAGGTAGCATTGCCTTCTGGGCAACCTATCGACCACCAGTTCCGCTCGATATATACACCGCCACCTATCCAAACGTCACCACGGAAGACGAGACCCTTATGACCGACGGGGAGTCCTACTACAACTACAACGGTCAAGTCATCCCACCGTCTGCTCTCAAGACTATTCTCAAATCTCCTAAGTTGGCTACCTACGACAACGACGGCGATGTCGATTCAGGTGAACTCTCGGGGCTTATTTTTGTGTCCGAACGAACCAAGGGACTTGAGACGCTTCACATTGCTCTTCTGGACTGTCAGTCAAATGTACTTGAAGTGTTCAATTTTGCTGAATTATACGACACTTTCAATGGTGTTCGTATGGAGGATAGTGCATGTTTTGCAGGTGATTACCTTATCTATGTCTCTACTATGGAGCCTGCCACTGAGCCTCATCAGCCTTGGACTGCTGTCTATAAAACCAATCTTAAGACTGGTGAAACTAAACGCCTAACTCCAAAAG GGCAAGCCGATTTGAATCCCTCGGTGTCTCCGGATGGAAAGAGGATAGCAGTTGCATCTTTTCAATTAAAGGCAGATGGCTGGTATGGCGAGGTTGAAGATCTGAAGACTAGCATTTGTGTTTTTGATGTTGAACAACCGTTGAATCGTGAGTTTGTTATAATAGATGGAGGTTGGCCAACTTGGGGAAGTGACAATGTCTTATTTTTCCACCGCAACATTGAGAAGGTCAAGGCCCAAAAATGTTGGGGTGTATTCCGGGTCGATCTCCGTGAGGGTCCCACATCCGTGACTCGAGTAACCCCGGCGGAGATCAATGCCATGACTCCGGCGGCCATCAATGAGACCAAAGTAGCGGTGGCCACAATTCGTAGAAGGTTCACATTTGATACACAAGATGAGCGTGAACAAGATCAATACCGACACATTGAGATTTTTGATACCAACCAATTAACTGGAAGCGAGTCTGAAAAAATAACTCTAATAACCAGACCCAAAGCTGACCATTTTAACCCGTTTATCATTGATGACAACAGTGGACAAATGCGTATTGGTTACCATCGTTGCAATAGCGATAAAGTTAACACA TATAATGTGGTTGACAAAGATTTCTACGAGCTACAATCTCCGATTAGCGAGGTAGGAGTATTAAGGGTTTCAGGTGTCTTTCCAACAGTTTCAGCTTGTGGCAATAAACTTGCATTCGTTGACAATGAGTTCAAAGCCGTATGGCTTGCCAATGACAAAGGGTTACAAGTTGTTTACCAG GAAAATGAGTCGAATAGGTTATTTTCGCCGGTGTGGAACGCAAAGAAGGACACGCTGTATGTGTGCGTTGGGCCTACTTTCAGGAAAAGTGAGACGGTTCAAATATTGGCGATTAGCCGCGTCTCTGAGGATGATAGGACTATCAAATATCTGACAGACGAGGGTCACAATAGTGCTTTTCCATCTACCAATCCCGACG GAACGAAGCTAGTATATCGATCTACAAAGGGATCTCCAAAGGAAGGGTACAAGAATCTATATATAATGGAGAATGCTGAATTAGGGGAATTCGATGGAGGCAAAATAACAAGGCTAACTGAAGGAAACTGGTTAGACACACATTGTGATTGGTCTCCAAATGGAGCTTGGATTGCATTCTCATCAAACCGTGCGAATCCCAATGCAAAAAAGTTCGAGGACTTACCTGATACAGGATACCATGCAGTGTACCTAGTAAAAGCAGATGATAAAGATGTGGTTGTGAAAGTTATAGACAGTGGTAATTCTTATTTAGGAGGCTTATTTCCGGGTCACGTGAACCACCCAATATTTAGCCCGGATGGAAAGAGTCTTGTTATTACAGCTGATCTTGCTGCGGTGTCTTGTGATCCTATTTCGATGCCTCTCTTCCGAAACTCAGTTAGACCTTATGGAGATATCTTTGTCGTTGACATTGATTCTGATGATATATACAAGAACGAGAATTTGAAGAAGTTCATCAGGGTTACACATAGTAGGTATGAGAGTGGTACTGCTAGTTGG